In the genome of Microcoleus sp. AS-A8, one region contains:
- a CDS encoding NINE protein, with protein MLSKPKNRTVAAVLAFSGMVIPIAGFHKFYLGQPFWGIVYLLLWWTPVPHIASVIEGFWYLAQGAEEFDNNFNLGLKAAPSVANQTVAVDPAQVSAIADALRELDRLRQDGLMSEYEFEQKRRQLLDRIA; from the coding sequence ATGTTGAGCAAGCCGAAAAATCGAACAGTCGCTGCTGTCTTAGCGTTTAGTGGGATGGTGATACCTATTGCCGGGTTCCATAAGTTTTATCTGGGGCAGCCATTTTGGGGCATCGTGTATTTGCTGCTTTGGTGGACACCTGTTCCTCATATCGCCAGTGTAATTGAAGGATTTTGGTATCTTGCCCAAGGTGCAGAGGAGTTTGACAATAATTTCAACCTGGGCCTGAAAGCGGCTCCTTCGGTAGCTAATCAAACCGTAGCGGTTGACCCAGCGCAGGTTAGTGCGATCGCCGATGCCTTGAGAGAACTTGATCGACTGCGCCAAGATGGACTAATGTCCGAATATGAATTTGAGCAAAAACGCCGCCAATTACTGGATCGCATTGCCTAA
- a CDS encoding ComEA family DNA-binding protein: MALFNWLSPPGQPSQNWQLIRARLESDPYYRLQSAEEIVVAAKLGIKIDANQASVDDWLRLPGISIHQARSLVELTQMGVQFCCLEDIAAALGISVGRIKPLQPILSFCYYDSDSDLTPVPINPNTASIEQLTKIPGVDLFLARAIVQNRSEGGNYRNLVDLQRRLSLSAQLISDLMYYLRF, encoded by the coding sequence ATGGCACTATTTAACTGGCTGAGTCCCCCAGGACAACCTTCCCAAAATTGGCAGCTAATTCGGGCGCGACTGGAGAGTGACCCTTATTATCGGCTGCAATCGGCAGAAGAAATTGTCGTGGCAGCCAAACTGGGTATTAAAATTGATGCGAATCAAGCGAGTGTGGATGACTGGTTGCGACTGCCAGGAATATCGATTCATCAAGCGCGATCGCTGGTTGAACTGACTCAAATGGGGGTTCAGTTTTGCTGTCTAGAAGATATTGCCGCTGCTTTAGGGATTTCCGTCGGGCGAATCAAACCATTGCAACCGATTCTCAGCTTTTGTTACTACGACTCGGATAGCGACTTAACCCCTGTACCGATTAATCCGAATACAGCTTCAATTGAACAATTAACGAAAATTCCAGGAGTTGATTTGTTTTTGGCAAGAGCGATTGTACAGAATCGCAGTGAAGGGGGTAATTATCGTAATCTTGTCGATTTGCAGCGACGCCTTTCACTTAGTGCTCAGTTAATTTCTGATCTTATGTACTATTTAAGGTTTTGA
- a CDS encoding GUN4 domain-containing protein encodes MKSILLLAANPKGTKNLRLQEEEREIKERLRLAGYGKIPINAAGAVRPIDIQQAMLDFDPHIVHFSGHGAGQDGLVFEDAIGQEKLVDSEGLAELFELFAEQVECVVLNACYSKFQAEAIAQHIDYVIAMSKEIGDNAAIKFSVGFYAALGAGKPFKFAYKLGCNAIRLELERSPEYLTPIIWEKGQLIDTRQDNLTSKTQVPNHRGKDVAPIQEQITADKEAEYQQQQEAQRQQQNEAQRQRQQQQSTPTTPSKQPSETDDLRSERDVNYTKLRDLLASGKWKEADQETVAVMLKAANREQERYLQIESIEKFPCTDLRTIDQLWVKYSNGRFAFSVQKRIWESVAGKPDKDNYEIFKKFGERVGWLKWESKWLGLKKEEQWLSYSEITFTLNAPQGHLPLGWDRSVEIPRSLIALSNYFDIPSAEASSRGSFWRSLFSRVETCLL; translated from the coding sequence ATGAAATCAATTCTACTGCTGGCAGCTAATCCTAAAGGCACAAAGAATCTTCGCCTGCAAGAAGAAGAGCGCGAAATTAAGGAACGGTTACGTCTAGCCGGATACGGCAAGATACCCATAAATGCAGCAGGTGCAGTCCGTCCAATAGACATACAACAGGCTATGTTGGACTTCGATCCGCACATTGTTCACTTTAGCGGACACGGAGCAGGACAAGACGGCTTAGTATTTGAAGATGCGATTGGTCAAGAAAAGTTAGTAGATTCAGAGGGACTGGCTGAACTTTTCGAGTTGTTTGCCGAGCAAGTTGAGTGTGTCGTTCTCAATGCGTGTTACTCAAAATTCCAAGCTGAAGCCATTGCACAACACATTGATTATGTAATTGCTATGAGCAAGGAAATTGGTGATAATGCTGCAATTAAGTTCTCAGTAGGTTTCTACGCGGCTCTGGGTGCTGGAAAACCTTTTAAATTTGCTTATAAACTTGGCTGTAATGCTATTCGACTAGAACTAGAACGTAGTCCCGAATATTTGACCCCTATAATCTGGGAAAAAGGTCAACTGATTGATACTCGTCAAGACAATTTAACGTCGAAAACACAAGTTCCCAATCATAGAGGTAAAGATGTAGCACCCATTCAAGAACAGATTACTGCCGATAAAGAAGCGGAATATCAGCAGCAACAGGAAGCACAAAGACAACAGCAAAATGAAGCACAGAGACAGCGACAACAGCAGCAATCTACTCCCACAACTCCATCCAAGCAACCATCTGAGACTGATGACCTCAGATCTGAACGAGATGTAAACTACACTAAGCTGCGGGATTTACTAGCATCGGGGAAGTGGAAAGAGGCAGATCAGGAAACTGTAGCGGTCATGCTCAAGGCAGCTAATCGAGAACAAGAACGCTATCTCCAAATCGAGTCCATCGAAAAATTTCCCTGTACAGATTTACGTACCATCGACCAGCTCTGGGTAAAATACAGCAATGGACGCTTTGCATTTAGTGTCCAAAAGCGTATCTGGGAGAGCGTCGCTGGTAAACCGGACAAAGACAACTATGAAATATTTAAAAAGTTCGGCGAGCGCGTGGGATGGCTAAAGTGGGAAAGTAAATGGCTGGGGCTGAAGAAAGAGGAGCAATGGCTGAGCTACAGCGAAATCACCTTCACACTGAATGCGCCCCAAGGGCATCTCCCACTTGGGTGGGATCGTTCCGTGGAGATCCCACGTTCGTTGATTGCGCTATCCAACTATTTCGATATACCCTCAGCGGAGGCGAGTTCTCGTGGCTCTTTTTGGAGAAGTCTCTTCTCTCGCGTCGAGACTTGTCTACTGTGA
- a CDS encoding Uma2 family endonuclease, with amino-acid sequence MTQVTTKRFTLAEYHRLIELGFLTEDDRVELIRGELVQIAAKGTRHSVCNTKLARELERLVDNLAVIRGQEPIILATNSEPEPDVVIVRGQPDDYLLNHPYPKDILLLIEVSDSTLVYDQTVKLSLYAEAQIQNYWIMNLVANQVERYTQPYQDSQGNFGYRIRQIALRNGIVTIPGFSDLLLDLNLVFPGL; translated from the coding sequence ATGACCCAAGTTACAACTAAGCGCTTTACATTAGCTGAATATCATCGCCTGATTGAATTAGGTTTTTTAACTGAAGATGATCGGGTGGAGTTGATTCGGGGAGAATTAGTACAAATAGCAGCTAAGGGCACGCGCCATTCAGTTTGCAATACTAAATTGGCACGCGAGTTGGAGCGGTTAGTAGACAATCTCGCTGTTATTCGTGGACAAGAACCCATCATATTGGCTACTAATAGTGAGCCAGAACCAGATGTTGTAATTGTACGAGGACAGCCTGATGATTATTTATTGAATCATCCCTATCCCAAGGATATTCTATTGCTAATTGAAGTATCAGATTCAACTTTAGTGTATGACCAGACTGTAAAGCTATCGTTGTATGCAGAAGCTCAGATTCAAAATTACTGGATTATGAATTTGGTGGCTAATCAAGTAGAACGTTATACTCAGCCTTATCAAGATAGTCAAGGGAATTTTGGTTACCGTATCAGACAGATTGCTTTACGGAATGGAATAGTGACAATCCCTGGTTTTTCCGACTTATTGCTGGATCTAAATTTGGTGTTTCCAGGGTTATGA
- the panB gene encoding 3-methyl-2-oxobutanoate hydroxymethyltransferase, with protein MAVTTQQLIQWKQQGRPIVVLTAWDYAVSQLLDAAGVDILLVGDSLAMVTLGYPTTLPVTLEEMLHHTKAVCRGVKRALVVCDLPFLSYQESPQQAIHSAGRVLKETGAQAVKLEGGYPRMAQTVAQLTSVGIPVMGHVGLTPQSVHQLGYRQQGKTADEGERILQEAIALYEAGAFAIVLEHIPDDLSMRITQKLPIPTIGIGAGSHCDGQVLVTSDVLGLSDRMPPFAKSYVNLRQMITQAVEDYSREVRERQFPEDVN; from the coding sequence ATGGCAGTTACAACCCAGCAACTAATTCAATGGAAGCAACAGGGGCGTCCGATTGTGGTGCTGACGGCTTGGGACTATGCGGTTTCCCAGTTGTTGGATGCGGCTGGCGTCGATATACTCCTGGTTGGAGACTCGCTGGCAATGGTCACGTTGGGTTACCCAACCACACTCCCCGTAACGCTGGAGGAAATGCTGCATCATACTAAAGCCGTGTGTCGAGGTGTTAAACGGGCGTTAGTGGTGTGTGACTTACCGTTTTTGAGTTATCAGGAAAGTCCTCAGCAAGCGATTCATTCAGCCGGTCGCGTGTTGAAGGAAACTGGAGCACAGGCGGTGAAGTTAGAGGGTGGATATCCTCGCATGGCTCAAACCGTCGCTCAGTTAACCTCGGTGGGAATTCCCGTGATGGGTCATGTGGGGTTGACACCTCAATCGGTGCATCAGTTGGGATACCGACAGCAGGGGAAAACAGCGGACGAGGGAGAGCGGATTTTGCAAGAAGCGATCGCACTTTATGAAGCGGGTGCTTTTGCTATCGTTTTAGAGCATATTCCTGATGATTTGTCAATGCGGATTACGCAAAAGCTGCCCATTCCCACAATTGGAATTGGTGCGGGGTCGCATTGCGATGGCCAAGTATTAGTAACATCTGATGTGTTGGGACTTTCAGATCGGATGCCGCCATTTGCCAAGTCTTATGTGAATTTGCGGCAGATGATTACCCAAGCCGTAGAGGATTATAGTCGTGAGGTGCGAGAGCGACAATTTCCGGAGGATGTTAATTAA
- a CDS encoding transcriptional regulator, whose amino-acid sequence MAFLTAHIRFLMSVTLLGLSLAHPRAIAQTLVQTNSESDFPETYTDPGRQTPVYTGDPPPPLNEPLSPERLRQDTAPLPTDFRISALQPDFTGDLWVGAWTGLARINPNSGRLLARITLPNYTIGALAQDKVGRIWVGTYEGLLRVDPRSNEVTAQNFTLPSNRVLSLLLDRRGYLWVGSDRGLTLISPDQGLLMTTVQKLPGVSANALTLDQDGQLWVGTLEGLVRVDTASALVIGRIPSLPGTTVQTLALSPDGKLWAGTPNSLLVIDPETREVLRSVTPLRGRNVTSVRFAKDGTVWVGTDNGLLKLKPDSGAVLGEVPDLPSSRVLVLSPDTGNKLWVGTTEGLAWVSQTTGQVRPHLAFTRDNPRESF is encoded by the coding sequence ATGGCGTTTTTAACAGCCCATATCCGTTTTTTGATGAGTGTGACATTACTAGGGTTGAGCTTAGCCCACCCAAGAGCGATCGCTCAAACGTTGGTGCAGACGAATAGTGAGTCAGATTTTCCCGAAACTTACACTGACCCAGGCAGGCAGACGCCCGTCTACACGGGCGACCCACCACCGCCATTAAATGAGCCATTGTCCCCAGAACGATTACGCCAAGACACCGCACCTCTGCCGACTGATTTCCGCATCAGTGCCTTGCAACCCGACTTTACCGGCGACCTTTGGGTGGGAGCTTGGACAGGGTTAGCCAGAATTAACCCCAATAGCGGACGCTTGTTAGCACGCATAACGCTGCCGAATTACACGATTGGTGCGTTAGCCCAAGATAAAGTCGGACGCATTTGGGTGGGCACTTATGAAGGATTGTTGCGCGTAGACCCCCGCAGTAATGAGGTGACGGCACAGAATTTCACCTTACCTTCTAACCGCGTGTTGTCATTGTTGCTCGATCGCCGGGGCTATCTTTGGGTAGGAAGCGATCGCGGTCTTACCCTGATCAGTCCCGACCAAGGATTATTGATGACGACCGTACAAAAACTCCCCGGTGTCAGCGCTAACGCCCTAACTTTAGATCAAGATGGTCAGCTTTGGGTGGGTACCCTAGAAGGACTTGTGCGTGTCGATACCGCCAGTGCTTTAGTCATCGGTCGCATCCCCAGCCTGCCTGGAACCACTGTACAAACCTTAGCGCTATCACCCGATGGTAAACTTTGGGCTGGAACTCCCAACAGTTTACTCGTCATTGACCCAGAAACACGAGAAGTCCTACGCTCCGTTACTCCACTGCGAGGACGCAATGTCACCTCTGTGCGCTTTGCTAAAGATGGGACTGTTTGGGTGGGGACAGATAACGGCTTGTTGAAACTAAAACCGGATAGTGGTGCCGTACTGGGTGAAGTTCCCGATCTTCCCTCTAGTCGTGTTCTTGTCTTGTCGCCTGACACTGGTAACAAATTGTGGGTGGGAACAACCGAAGGATTAGCCTGGGTGAGTCAGACCACAGGTCAGGTCAGACCGCATTTAGCCTTCACTCGTGACAATCCTAGAGAAAGTTTTTAA
- a CDS encoding form I ribulose bisphosphate carboxylase large subunit: MSYSKTSTQSKAGYDAGVKDYKLTYYTPDYTPKDTDVLAAFRVTPQPGVPPEEAGAAVAAESSTGTWTTVWTDLLTDLDRYKGRCYDIEPVPGEDNQYICFIAYPLDLFEEGSVTNLLTSLVGNVFGFKALRALRLEDLRIPIAYMKTFQGPPHGITVERDKLNKYGRPLLGCTIKPKLGLSAKNYGRAVYECLRGGLDFTKDDENINSQPFMRWRDRFLFVQEAIEKAQAETGEIKGHYLNVTAPTCEEMMERAEFAKEIKTPIIMHDYLTGGFTANTSLAKWCRRNGVLLHIHRAMHAVIDRQKNHGIHFRVLAKCLRMSGGDHLHSGTVVGKLEGEKGITMGFVDLMREDHIEQDRARGIYFTQDWASMPGVMPVASGGIHVWHMPALVEIFGDDSCLQFGGGTLGHPWGNAPGATANRVALEACIQARNEGRNLFREGGDVIREACKWSPELAAACELWKEIKFEFEAMDTV; encoded by the coding sequence ATGTCTTACTCTAAAACCAGCACTCAGTCAAAAGCTGGGTACGACGCCGGGGTAAAAGATTATAAATTAACTTATTACACTCCGGATTACACCCCTAAAGATACTGATGTCCTGGCGGCTTTTCGCGTGACTCCACAGCCTGGGGTTCCTCCAGAAGAAGCGGGTGCTGCTGTTGCCGCTGAGTCTTCCACTGGTACCTGGACGACTGTGTGGACAGACTTGCTGACTGACCTCGATCGCTATAAGGGTCGTTGTTACGATATCGAGCCGGTGCCTGGGGAAGACAACCAGTACATCTGCTTTATCGCCTATCCTTTGGATCTGTTTGAAGAAGGTTCTGTCACCAACTTGCTCACCTCTTTGGTGGGTAACGTATTTGGTTTCAAAGCCCTGCGTGCACTGCGCTTGGAAGACCTGCGGATTCCCATCGCTTACATGAAGACGTTCCAAGGCCCACCTCACGGGATTACCGTTGAGCGTGACAAGCTGAACAAGTACGGTCGTCCTCTGCTCGGTTGTACGATTAAGCCCAAGCTAGGTCTGTCTGCGAAGAACTACGGTCGTGCGGTTTATGAGTGCCTGCGCGGTGGTCTAGACTTCACCAAAGACGACGAAAACATCAACTCCCAGCCCTTCATGCGCTGGCGCGATCGCTTCCTGTTCGTCCAAGAAGCCATTGAGAAAGCACAGGCTGAAACCGGTGAAATCAAAGGTCACTACCTCAACGTCACCGCCCCCACCTGTGAAGAAATGATGGAGCGTGCTGAGTTCGCTAAGGAAATCAAGACGCCCATCATCATGCACGACTATCTAACGGGTGGTTTCACCGCTAACACCTCCCTGGCTAAGTGGTGCCGCCGCAACGGTGTCCTGCTACACATTCACCGTGCGATGCACGCTGTAATCGACCGTCAGAAGAACCACGGTATCCACTTCCGTGTTCTTGCTAAGTGTCTGCGGATGTCTGGTGGTGACCACCTCCACTCCGGTACCGTAGTTGGTAAGCTCGAAGGTGAAAAAGGTATCACCATGGGCTTCGTTGACCTGATGCGCGAAGACCATATTGAACAAGACCGCGCACGGGGTATTTATTTCACTCAAGACTGGGCTTCCATGCCTGGAGTAATGCCTGTGGCTTCCGGTGGTATTCACGTTTGGCACATGCCTGCGTTGGTGGAAATCTTTGGTGATGATTCCTGCCTCCAGTTCGGTGGTGGTACTCTGGGTCACCCATGGGGTAATGCTCCTGGTGCTACCGCTAACCGTGTGGCGCTAGAAGCTTGTATCCAAGCTCGTAACGAAGGTCGCAACCTGTTCCGTGAAGGCGGCGATGTGATTCGTGAAGCGTGCAAGTGGAGTCCTGAGTTGGCGGCAGCTTGCGAACTGTGGAAGGAAATCAAGTTCGAGTTTGAAGCGATGGACACCGTCTGA
- a CDS encoding chaperonin family protein RbcX: MDLKRVAKDAAKTLSSYMTYQALRVVMDQLSETDPPQSLWLHGFSSKISVQDGEAFIRALLQEKQDLALRIMTVRQHLAEEVADYLPEMVRAAIQQSNMEHRRQHLERITQLTASEPPSSSEQPTDSES, encoded by the coding sequence ATGGATTTAAAACGAGTTGCCAAGGACGCTGCCAAGACGTTGAGCAGTTATATGACCTATCAAGCACTGCGGGTCGTCATGGACCAACTAAGTGAAACTGACCCACCTCAGTCACTTTGGCTGCATGGCTTCTCCTCCAAGATTAGTGTCCAAGATGGAGAAGCTTTCATCCGGGCATTACTTCAGGAAAAGCAAGATCTGGCGCTTCGGATCATGACCGTGCGGCAGCACTTGGCGGAGGAAGTGGCAGACTACTTACCAGAAATGGTGCGTGCTGCCATCCAGCAGTCAAATATGGAACATCGACGTCAACATCTAGAGCGGATTACACAACTCACCGCTTCTGAACCCCCGTCCAGTTCCGAACAGCCAACGGACTCGGAAAGCTAA
- a CDS encoding ribulose bisphosphate carboxylase small subunit, with protein MQTLPKERRFETLSYLPPLTDSQIVKQVQYILDQGYIPAVEFSDNSEPEHHYWTLWKLPLFKARNTQEVMAEVDACRSDYRDSYIRVVGFDNVKQCQVLSFIIHKPNTNARGRF; from the coding sequence ATGCAAACTTTACCGAAAGAGCGTCGTTTTGAAACCCTTTCCTACTTACCCCCGCTGACCGATTCCCAGATTGTCAAGCAAGTCCAATACATTTTGGATCAAGGGTATATCCCGGCTGTAGAATTCAGCGACAATTCAGAACCAGAGCATCACTACTGGACATTGTGGAAGCTGCCCCTTTTCAAAGCTCGCAACACTCAAGAAGTGATGGCTGAAGTGGATGCTTGCCGTTCTGACTATCGCGATTCTTACATCCGTGTGGTGGGTTTTGATAATGTGAAGCAGTGCCAAGTGCTGAGCTTCATCATTCACAAGCCTAATACCAATGCCCGTGGTCGCTTCTAA
- a CDS encoding DDE-type integrase/transposase/recombinase produces MELAEISPAQDAETSQTDQEQPPTQEHKILIELIEDLDEKREVMRKIEAIEEILQAADELKQEKIQQWADRLEKHPRTITRWLEKVEKEGLAAIARTTRSDAGQLKGCKRWKHSVEYWIEFITKTYKQAKKAGLGMTPNLVYNQVKGHAELELGLKDGEYPSHMFVYKVLDPHIEKKKRKVRNPGQGPGLIVKTTDGDIVVTRSNQVWQTDHTKLDNLLVDANGELINCAWITSVIDTFSGCVMGYHMGFESPGSHEVALALRHAILPKHYGEEYQLREKWDVCGLPEYIVTDRAKEFKSAHLRHIAADLDFKMRLRLYTEQGGVVERLFLGLKTEFASLVLGFKGGSLKERPKNPEKKACVVYEEYERRLVRHFVDHHNYHFYPKVRKDQEKTPRQERWWVGLIGGKLRMPNHERELDICLMKEAKRKVQERGSIEFVGLVYTASLSRDEEGYWRYDKAANFLKDYEGYQVTLRYNPSNIVYILAYTREKSGQPSKYLGTIRARDLEEERLSLKEWEDRKKKIRDEGKAIDQSSILAQQRDLYTSSIEQAKTVKGRRKSEQRRITSKSTHSKIVELHPEDSSKGKKKGKTVTEAIASSPSEGVESVYEQTEMPVKPALFVVPDWDEFMEDNW; encoded by the coding sequence ATGGAATTAGCAGAAATATCGCCGGCTCAAGATGCCGAAACTTCTCAAACAGACCAAGAACAGCCACCCACTCAGGAACACAAAATCCTGATTGAGCTGATTGAAGACCTGGATGAAAAACGGGAGGTAATGCGTAAGATTGAGGCGATTGAGGAGATTCTCCAAGCTGCTGACGAACTCAAGCAAGAGAAAATCCAACAGTGGGCAGACCGACTAGAAAAGCATCCTAGAACGATAACGCGGTGGTTAGAGAAGGTTGAGAAGGAGGGTTTAGCTGCAATAGCTAGAACGACTCGATCTGATGCAGGTCAACTCAAAGGCTGTAAGCGCTGGAAGCATAGTGTTGAGTACTGGATAGAGTTCATCACCAAGACTTATAAGCAGGCTAAAAAAGCAGGTCTAGGCATGACCCCAAACCTTGTCTATAACCAAGTCAAGGGACATGCTGAACTGGAGTTAGGGTTGAAAGACGGTGAATATCCTTCGCATATGTTCGTTTACAAGGTCTTAGACCCGCACATCGAAAAGAAAAAGCGAAAGGTTCGGAATCCAGGGCAAGGACCAGGACTCATCGTCAAAACAACTGATGGCGATATCGTCGTTACACGTAGCAATCAAGTTTGGCAAACTGACCATACCAAGTTAGATAACTTACTGGTAGACGCCAATGGGGAGCTAATCAATTGTGCTTGGATTACCTCAGTCATCGATACCTTCTCAGGTTGTGTAATGGGCTATCACATGGGCTTTGAATCTCCAGGTTCCCATGAAGTTGCCTTAGCACTCCGACATGCCATTTTGCCGAAACATTACGGTGAAGAGTACCAACTCCGAGAAAAGTGGGACGTTTGTGGACTACCTGAGTATATTGTCACTGATAGAGCCAAGGAATTTAAGTCGGCACATCTAAGACACATTGCTGCCGATTTAGACTTTAAAATGCGCCTTCGTCTCTACACTGAGCAAGGTGGAGTGGTAGAGCGATTATTTTTAGGACTGAAAACCGAATTTGCCTCACTGGTACTGGGTTTTAAGGGAGGTTCCTTGAAGGAGCGCCCAAAGAATCCAGAGAAGAAGGCTTGTGTTGTCTACGAGGAGTATGAGAGAAGATTAGTGCGGCATTTTGTCGATCACCACAATTACCATTTTTATCCCAAAGTCCGAAAAGACCAGGAGAAAACACCTCGTCAAGAACGATGGTGGGTAGGCTTAATTGGTGGAAAGCTAAGAATGCCTAACCATGAGCGAGAACTCGATATCTGTTTAATGAAGGAGGCAAAGCGAAAAGTTCAAGAGCGTGGAAGCATAGAGTTTGTAGGGCTAGTCTATACAGCTAGTTTGAGCAGGGATGAAGAGGGTTATTGGCGATACGACAAGGCAGCGAATTTCCTAAAGGATTACGAAGGCTACCAGGTTACTCTTAGATACAATCCGAGCAATATCGTTTACATTCTCGCCTACACGCGGGAGAAAAGCGGTCAACCCTCGAAGTATCTGGGCACTATCAGGGCTAGGGATTTGGAGGAGGAGCGGTTGTCTTTGAAGGAGTGGGAGGATAGGAAGAAAAAGATTCGTGATGAAGGTAAAGCGATCGATCAGTCCTCAATACTGGCACAGCAACGGGATTTGTACACCTCTTCGATTGAGCAAGCAAAAACTGTCAAAGGACGGCGAAAGTCTGAACAACGTCGCATTACAAGTAAGTCCACTCATTCCAAGATTGTGGAGTTACATCCAGAGGATTCTTCAAAAGGCAAAAAGAAGGGAAAAACTGTTACCGAAGCGATCGCCTCCTCACCCTCTGAGGGTGTAGAGTCTGTATATGAACAAACTGAAATGCCAGTCAAGCCTGCGCTGTTTGTAGTTCCTGACTGGGATGAGTTCATGGAAGACAACTGGTAA
- a CDS encoding ATP-binding protein yields the protein MSKSNAAIQPPEEEPRHSPQQKVDAEGAGNTQANVAIQQPGQQPSRSPEQQAEVERIGRIETYVGVQRDQDLFDRLDYWRDLKICARVTTFDRLGLSKALDYYTKKRIKRRGDFLQLPAPVAYIEMEQHGSPTDLFLLILEFLSNPFDCRPLRDLRARTWGTLKGYGVKILIVNQAELLSFAAFNELVRISEKLKISVILTGPPYLNDILDPNSNKKKRYINIHNTFLKYHPFNLLSQDDTATVIGEWEKSGLKWTKPLKLDSNAQIVALLHEASQGQLRPLYEHLREIAIWRLDHPKAQINPQNISQALGIQFQPISKLKQV from the coding sequence ATGAGCAAATCCAACGCAGCCATCCAGCCACCGGAGGAGGAACCACGCCACTCGCCCCAGCAAAAAGTCGATGCTGAAGGGGCTGGCAATACTCAGGCGAATGTAGCTATCCAGCAGCCTGGGCAGCAACCAAGTCGATCGCCTGAACAACAAGCCGAGGTTGAGCGAATTGGTCGGATTGAGACGTATGTAGGAGTGCAACGAGATCAGGATTTATTTGACCGCCTGGATTACTGGCGTGACCTCAAAATCTGTGCCCGTGTCACTACCTTTGATCGGTTGGGTTTATCAAAAGCGTTAGATTACTACACGAAGAAGCGTATAAAGCGTCGAGGTGATTTTTTACAGCTTCCTGCCCCAGTTGCGTATATTGAGATGGAACAACATGGCAGCCCTACCGATTTATTTCTCCTGATTCTGGAGTTTCTTTCCAATCCTTTTGATTGTAGACCCCTACGAGATTTGCGTGCGCGGACATGGGGAACCCTTAAAGGGTATGGGGTCAAAATATTGATTGTCAATCAGGCAGAGTTATTATCATTTGCAGCTTTTAATGAGCTTGTAAGAATTTCGGAAAAACTGAAGATTTCGGTGATTTTGACAGGTCCTCCCTACTTAAACGATATTCTCGATCCAAACTCTAATAAAAAGAAAAGATACATCAATATACATAATACATTTTTGAAGTATCACCCGTTTAATCTACTGTCTCAGGATGATACAGCGACTGTAATCGGAGAGTGGGAAAAATCAGGGTTAAAGTGGACGAAGCCATTGAAATTGGACTCGAATGCTCAGATCGTTGCGCTGCTGCACGAGGCTTCTCAAGGTCAGCTCAGACCCTTATATGAACATCTACGTGAGATTGCTATTTGGAGGCTTGACCATCCTAAGGCTCAAATTAACCCTCAAAATATATCCCAAGCATTAGGCATTCAATTTCAACCGATATCCAAACTTAAACAGGTTTAA
- a CDS encoding TniQ family protein, whose translation METEAPQHPPWYLEPFEGESISHYFGRFRRQEIVNISAPGSLSKKAGIGTAVSRWEKFRFNPRPTRKELEAMSKLIGVEVSKLEALCPPNGEVMVTRSTRLCAVCYREAPYHRIHWQFQSTEYCEKHQLPLISRCPACDEKFALPFEWEQGCCKRCGMKFTSMKKRQIIAKERRQERDRKAQELGRSSCE comes from the coding sequence ATGGAAACTGAAGCCCCCCAACATCCACCCTGGTATCTTGAGCCGTTTGAAGGAGAAAGCATTAGCCACTACTTCGGACGATTTCGCCGTCAGGAAATTGTGAATATATCGGCTCCGGGGAGTTTGAGTAAAAAAGCGGGGATTGGTACTGCTGTATCGCGCTGGGAGAAGTTCCGCTTCAATCCGCGTCCGACTCGGAAAGAGTTGGAGGCGATGAGTAAGCTGATTGGTGTAGAAGTCAGTAAGCTTGAAGCCTTGTGTCCGCCAAACGGTGAGGTAATGGTGACTCGCTCAACTCGCCTATGTGCTGTATGTTACCGTGAAGCTCCCTATCACCGTATCCATTGGCAGTTCCAATCAACCGAATACTGTGAGAAACACCAACTACCACTGATATCTAGATGCCCTGCCTGTGATGAGAAATTTGCGCTGCCATTTGAGTGGGAACAGGGTTGTTGTAAGCGCTGTGGCATGAAGTTTACCTCCATGAAAAAGCGGCAGATAATAGCAAAGGAAAGGCGACAAGAACGGGACAGAAAAGCACAAGAATTAGGCCGTAGTTCTTGTGAATGA